ttttcgtagggtattctgtttcgagtggaggagtgaagggctcttctggtgaaatatctttggacgttttcaagggtattgatgtccgagatgtggtatgggttccagacagatgagctgtattcaaggatgggtctggcaaaagttttgtaggctcttgtgagtagtgtgagattgccggagcagaagctacgtaggatcaggttaacaactcttgaagactttttggcgatattgttgcagtgggatttagcacttaggtcatttgatattagtattccaaggtcttttactgagtgtgggtttgctgtgagaatttgtttattcagtttatatatgaggtttgggttatttttgccgatgtggagggtagagcatttgttggttgatatttgaagccGTCTCCAAAATCCTTTAAACTCataacaaacatttttttaaaaattaatccaaTGCTTATTTCAGATGGTAAGCACACACAAGCAAACACACCAACCTCAATTAGTAAGATGTAAAACATAATTAAAACACTCACGGTTTAAATGAAGAGACTCAATCCACATCGCTTAATTTAATCAATCCTGTCTCCAGGGTCAGCACGTACACAACGCTCACAGCTCTGAAGTTTCACTCTAAAATCAACACGTACACACTTCCAACACTAGGGACAAGGTTCCCTATAAACAATGTTTCTGTACATGTTTTCTCTGCAGCTGCTCCTAAATCCAGGTCCAGTTCCAAAGCCaggaataaaatggaggctgattaGAAAGAAAGATTCTGTTTTTGGGTGAACAGAACCAACACACACAGTGTGCAGTTCTGGAGCAGCTCACCAAATGGAGTGGGGAGAGGGTGGGTTTTATACCTTCTGGATCCCTGTGGGGTCATGTAGAGGTCAGAGTTGGCTCTATGGGCAAAAGGGGAAATGCAAATCTtaggtgtttgtctgagctaatcTTGTCCTGCCTAATTGTGTTGTTTATCTGGAGTCTCTGTCTGACCTAGTCTTTCTGAAAGGATTACCaaatctgtacagtggtacctctacttacgaacttaattcattccctgaccaggttcttaagtagaaaagtttgtaagaagaaacaatttttcccataggaatcagtgtaaaagcaaataatgtgtgtgattggggaaaccacagggagggtggagtccctgttttcccccaggagattcctagagaggccccaaagaggcttctctccgcctttcccggcgctgtttcctcccaggagatttctagcaaggccccacagaggattctccccgccttttctggccctgtttcctcccagaagatttctagggaggccccacagaggcttctccctgccttttccggccctgtttcctcccaggagatttctagcaaggccccacagaggcttctccctgccttttccggccctgtttcctcccaggagattcctagagaggccccacagaggcttctcccctctttttccggttacagttttggagggtcgagtttgtaagtgaaaaatggttcttgagaagaggcaaaaaaaatcttgaacacccgattcgtttgtaagtagaggcgttcgtaggtagaagtaccactgtatttctaaatgctggcctcaattgtggtcattagtcaaggactacctacattTACTCAACTAATCTTCCCTGTTACATctttatgttctttttttctgGTCTGTCTTCTAGGTTTTTGGTTGAGTATTCCAGTGACTACAGCTATGCTCCTCTGCCAATCTTGCTGAACTCTACAAGAAATTATTTATCCGCCGTTAGAACCTGCTGTGCCAGTGCAGAAAGTAACATCTGCTTCTTGAATGAGGTTGGTGCAATTCTTCCCTCTGCTCTTATCAGCTGCCCAATAAACTGTAATCATCTCACCTCCATTCTGGCCTCCCATTACATTAGAAAACCCATGGTTAGATTTCCGTCCCGCGAAGTGGTTCATCTCTATACGCTCAAGGGATCAATTGCCCAAGAGTGTCAAGCTGACTAAAGTTGATCCAAACAATAGAATATTTTTAAGGCAGAGCAAAGCAAAGGTTTAAAttttcaatctatctatctatttagacagatagatggatagcACGGAGGGCATGGTTAgaatagagagatagaaagatatgaTAGAGATTATAGATAATGATAaatgttaggtaggtaggtaaataggtagattagagagagaaagagagagaaagtagaaATATATGCTAGAGATtacagagataataataataaatgatagatagataggtaggtaggtaggtggatgggtaggcaggtaggtagatgatagatagatagatagatagatagatagatagatagatagatagatagatagatagatagatagatagatagatagatattatagagATTATAGATAATTATAAATGATAGGTAGCTAgatgatatatacatatatatattatgggccaggaggcaaataaggagctgtgatgttccttcaacacaccagggtgattcgacacaaaaatatgtaacccttccctggtgcagagctgaagggattggatactgtagcctaggggataattctctgccttacaaggcaaaggttgcagattcaaatcccagtgtgtatggctagttgatgaggccaaaataaggctgaaatagatctatccatctcccttaattttcaaattcagcaaaaaaaaccatgtgacacacacacacacacacacacacacacacacacacacacacacacacacatatatatatatatatatatatatatatatatatatatatatatatatatatatgatagacattatagataataaataataggtaggtaggtagttacatgggtagataggtagatgagagagagatgaaagcgATTATAGATAATAGAAGATAGAAAGATATGATAGAGATTATAATGATAaatgataagtaggtaggtaggtagatgatagatagatagatagatagatagatagatagatagatagatagatagatagatagatagatagatagagatgggtgggtgggtggatggatgagagagagagatgatagatatatatgatagacatagacatagattaTAACGTTCAGCAGCATAGTCGGCTCCCacttggaaggttgagagttcaagcCTAAATTGCAGCAAACGTTTCTCTCTCTgggtgcaatatatatatatatatatattgcacccagagagagaaacattatATACTGCAAACTCTGTGTGGCGTCAGGAAGGGCAGCCAGCCAGTAAACGCTCAGCTCCATCCAGGCCCCCCACCACTATCCTGAATTAAGGAATCACAGGATCATAAAAGGGGAATTTTTATTCTATCCACTGAATGCATTATTTCCAAGTTTTAGACACTGTTTTAAGGAAGTATCCCGGATCTGCTAATGGTCAGTCAGCTCTGTGCCTTGAATCGGGAATCCCAAGTCAAAATCCCCATCTGTTAAATGGAGTCAAAATGTATTGTTGGACTACCAGATCATCTGATGCTCTATCGAAGGAAGCCCATATAAAGTTCATGTGCCATCTCTGCCCGGCTatttttcacttccttttcttttgCAGAAGTTGCGACACAAGCCTGTCCAAGCATTTACCCACCTGTCAAACAAAGCCTGCGCTCTCCATGCCTTGCTTGGGGAAAATAAAACCAAAGTCAGGTAGCGTGGAAATCCCTTTTGGTCTCATACTTCGATGCCAGGTCAGAAGGATAAAGTTTTAATGTTTGAAATTCACCACTGGGCCATGCAAGATTCAGCTGGTTACCATCTCTGCATGGACATCTTTCCGTTTTGATTATGGGCCACCAAGGCGTTATTGACTCCTAGTGACCCTGTATATAAATTTTCTCCATGAATTTTTCAATTTCTATTCAACAAAACATGGTACCACACTGAAAACACCATTGCTGttttttctcttcatttctttctcctccttctttctcctcctcctattcctctttatccttcttcttttcctccatcttctctttctccaccttctcctttctcctcctctttttccttctctttctcctccaacattactttctccttctcccttttccttttcttccatcttctctttctcctcctcctccttctcctcttccttctcttctttctcctcctctgtcttatctttctccttcttcttctccttctcctcctctgttcctctttctccttctccccttttccttttcctccatcttctctttctcctcctcctcctcctccttctcctctttctcctctgtctcttctttctccttcttctcctccttcttctcctccattcctctttctccttctcctgtaATTTGTCTTACCGTGTTTCTCAAAAAATAATTgacttcaactctaataataaataattggtatgcttgtgtgtatgtttggtttttttaaataagggtttttaaaattattttaaatattagatttgttatatgttgttttgttattgttgttagctgccccgagtctacggagagggacggcatacaaatctaatgaatgaatgaatgaatgaatgaatgaatgaatgaatgaataattgcgGCTCTTGAATTGATATAACATTTAAGCTGCTGGGCAATGATGAAGGGAATTACAAATAGCTACCACTACACTCTACAGCAGaaatatccaaccttggcaacgtttgtttgtttgtttgtttgtttgcttgtatgtatgtatgtttgtttattattagagttggaagggaccttgcaggtcatctagtccaaccccctgctggtgcagtaGACCCTACCTCatgctagtccaatagcagtccagtctttaaGACGGGTGTTTAAAATGGGtgtacttcaattcccaaaattccccagccagggaaatTCTGAGAATTGGATcctaggaattattattattattgttgttgttattattattattattattattattattattattattattatttattagatttgtatgctgcccctctctgcagactcggggcggctcacaacagtgataaaaacagtatacaatgacaaatctaatattaaaagtctaaaaaaacccattgtttaaaaatcatacatacaacataccatacataaaactgcataggcaaggggagatatctcagttcccccatgcctgacggcagaggtgggttttaaggagtttacgaaaggcaaagagggtgggggcaatcctaatctctggggggagctggttccagagggttggggccgccacagagaaggctcttcccctgggtcccaccggccgacattgtttagttgacgggacacggagaaggccaattctgtgggacctagctggccactgggatttgaagtccacaggtcttaaagttgccttaaAGGTTGGACATAATCTGTTCTACAGCATCAAAAATGCTTAGGAAAGCCAGACATTTTGGAGTGGCTGATCCAACTCTTTGTTGGCTaaatttctcatttttcttctcttccctaaTGCTCTAGCTACTTAATAAAATTCACCCAGCAGACTCCAAGTCTGTCCTTTAACAATGCCATAACCCTTGCGGAAGAAGCTTCTGAAATTCTTTCCAAGTGCTGtgatagtttggaagaagattgTTTCCAGAATGAGGTGAGTGACAGAGGTGGTATGTGAGGCCTCCAGCCTCACgtagccacctcccgcctgaggtgcaagcagaaggcatcggtggaagcggcgctggcagcatttatgcttctggcagcacccgttcacctagctacccaaacTGAGACACAGGTGAccaaggaaggagagtgcgggaaacgcgaagcaaattgtcaccccagtgggTGATactgggaaggttgtaagtcgaggacttaacagttcacttgaacgatgatggtcgttcaagccactcccacctggtcacatggccggcaatccactcctactcagtcacatgaccattaagccacacccacaaaataagccacacccacagtgtgaaattttggctgcccattactgtatgtaTGTGGGTGTGTGTTGTGTGCAGATTGTTTCCAGAATGAGGTGAGAGACAGaggtggtatgtatgtatgtatgaatgtatgagtTGTGTTATTCCTCAGAGAGGGGGggcacacaaatcaaatcaatcagccaatcaatcaatcaatcaattgtaaatgatttagctttactagataaatggtcaaagcaatggaaactgcagtttaatgtttcaaaatgtaaaataatgcacttggggaaaaggaatcctcaatctgaatattgcattggcagttctgtgttagcaaaaacttcagaagagaaggatttaagggtagtgatttctgacagtctcaaaatgggtgagcagtgtggtcgggcagtaggaaaagcaagtaggatgctagaggtataacaagcaagaagagggagattgtgatcccctcatatagagtgctggtgagaccacatttggaataacgtgttcagttctggagacctcacctacaaaaagatattgacaaaattgaacgggtccaaagacgggctacaagaatggtggaaggtcttaagcataaaacgtatccctaaagacttaatgaactcaatctgtagagtctggaggacagaaggaaaaggggggacacgattgaaacatttaaatatgttaaaggattaaataaggtccaggagggaagtgtttttaataggaaagtgaacacaggaacaaggggacacaatctgaagttagttgggggaaagatcaaaagcaagtgagaaaatattatttcactgaaagagtagtagatccttggaacaaacttccagcagacgtggttggtaaagccacagtaactgaattgaaacatgcctgggataaacatgtatccattgtaagataaaatacaggaagtagtgtaagggcagactagatggaccatgaggtctttttctgccgtcagtcttctatgtttctatgtttctaatcaataATGGCTataaatcaagggctacctgtatagaAGAGTGGAACTGGGACCTCCTCGCTTCCCAAAAGAAATGTTGACCTCTATTGTGATCATAAATGTGGTCAGTCCAGTTGTGTTGTTTGTGTTGCAAAAGTGTTGCTGTTCTCTCTTCCAGCTCAAAGTTCACATCGCCCACATCTGCAATACTGCCTGCGGTGGGAATGAAAGACTCAGAACCTGTTGCAGTTCCAAAGATGACGTGGGAAAATACTTGTGCATTTACTCGCTCCCGTGGGATAAGCCTTCCCAGGCCCTTCAGGCTCCCAGTCCAGTGGACGAACACATCTGTAGAGAAAATGGCGAAGTAGACATATATCGGTAAGAGGATTTGGAGCTGTTTTTCCTCCTTCTCTAGGGGCAGGATTTGCATGCAGTGCTCTCTAACCGTTTCATCGGGATGTGAAGACAGTCACTCTAGAACCCAGAAATCAggcgtgaaatccagcaggttctgagagGTTTAGAAGaaccggtagaggaaattttgagtagttcaaagaaccagcaaataccacctctgggtgGTCCCAGGGTGGGgacggaatggggattttgcagtatccttccccaggagtggggagggaatggagatttttgcaatatccttcccctggaatggggagggaaaggagattttgcagtatccttcctgtgGAGTGGGGatagaatggggattttgcagtatccttcccctggagtgggtgagaaagaagattttgcagtaaccttcccctggagtggggcaggaatggggattttgcaggatccttcccctggagtggggcgggaatggggattttgcaggatccttcccctggagtggggcgggaatggggattttgcaggatccttcccctggggtggggagggaaaggagattttgcaggatccttcccctggggtggggagggaaaggagattttgcaggatccttcccctggggtggggagggaaaggagattttgcaggatccttcccctggggtggggagggaaaggagattttgcagtatccttcccctggagtggggagagaatgggattttgcagtatccttcccgctggtggaactgcgttccacctgtCCTGCCTCTGCCCACCCCTTGGTGGAGCCTCACACTATTGTCGTTACCAGTTCCCTGAACCACTGACATCCAGTACACTCTGATCAGGCTGAACCGgtagagtcctcagagaggggcgtcataaaagtccaataaataaataaataaataaataaatttcacccctgattgtgTTATTGCTGACGTTGTAGAGCTCAAGGCTGCAACGGACACCAAAGTTCCTCTTTTCTGCCatcctttttttttccctttccagtaATATTTacgacatctgctggaagtttgttccaagcatctactactatttcagtaaaataatattttctcacgttgcttctgatcttttcccgaactaacctcagattgtgtccccttgttcttctgttcactttcgtattaaaaacacttccctcctggaccttatttaaccatttgacatatttaaatgtttcgatcatctcccccctttcccattctgtcctccagactgtacagatcgagttcatgaagtctttcctgataagttttatgcttaagacctttgttagtacagggtacatggttgttagggattgctattgtaaactgcatattgtaaactgtaccaaacttgtacttaaagagttaatgtgcactcaaagggttaacttgtacttgaagagttaatattcaaggctgtttcgtcacttcctcatcgaagctataaaagctcattattaagctttgtgcttttatctatattgtattttagcttagtgcttgttatctctattgtgttttgctttgtgctaaacttgtaattgctcagtgcgtattatcctgtatttgcttcgtgcttattctggattgtttatattttgtttatatgtaaataatccttatttaactaagtctgtgtcttggctttatcacacatccacgccctgttaaaattctctgctcggtgttgtcgaaggtttcaagcCTAGCTAACCAAGACAAGCCAacaaccttccaccattcttgtagcctttgCAGTAATATCTGTTTCCTTTGCAGTAATATTTATGACGTGGCCCGGACATACACCCGTGCTCCAGAGGCTCTTCTCATTCCCTTGTATTCTGCCAGCCAAGCTGCCACCAACGATTGCTGTGCCCAACCCGACCCCAATGCATGTTTCGCGGAGAAGGTAAACATTCATAATCTTCTGAGATGAAGTCGGGCGCAAACGATCAGGTCCCTGTGCGAAGAAAGTCCCAATAAATAGCTTTATTGCTAAACAGCCTATCCAtagggaccttctctgtggtggccccggccctctggaatgaactccctttggagatacgtaccgccccctctCTCCTTGTTTTTtgcaaagctctgaagacctacctctgccggcgggcatgaGGCCCATGAGCAGGGGagggctaccattcccggccctaccagAACGGGCCAGGAGCATGTCCCTGCTTCCTCCCGCACATGGGATTcaacttttgtgcatgtgcagaaatgaaaaGAACCCTGGAAATGGGCAAAAAGCTAAGTGCCCGCTCGCCATTGTCCGCCGCTGTTTGCACCCCCACTGCCCGCTTGCCGCCATTTGCCTCCATTCGCCCCGCTCGCCTCTCGCTCTTGGGGCGAACAGCAGCAGCGCGGATGGTGAGGGCGAGCCGGTGCGAGAGGTGAGCAAGGGGTGAACGGAGGCGAACAGCGGCAGTGCAGGCGGTGAGGGCGAGCTGGCGCGGGCAGTGGGTTGAAGCTGGCGCGAGCACAGGCGGTGTGGAAGATTACATTGGTGCCACCGGAACCGCATTCCCCACCGTTTAGGGTCGGGCCTACCCCTGGCCATGAGCCACGAGATTGTCTCCGGGCGACAGTGTGAATAAttaaattggatgaatgtggatgactgtgcATGGGGATTTTTTAGAATTTTGCTAATTtggtatatttcttttaaaataattagatttctagaTGAAGTAGGATAACAATTTTGGCCcccttttttgttgccgtgttattcacggaaaattgagtgttacctctagagtagtcgcggttagcggttgagcaGTTCCTTTggcccgaatagcggaacggtcgattttctcgcggttggggcgtctggttttgtggtcgttggtgttgcggtgtggcgaatgtctcctctggtgccgttgctctgcatgcgatggcgatgtggcctcgacggttgcagcggcggcatgtggcgtctcggaaagggcatcgatggcgctggtggctTCCTCGGCAGCCCccgcagggggctggggggtgagtagctctgtggtgtcttgtaccaggaagcagttgtccccattgtgagctggttggctggggtcgtctaattccacggcgcggggagatgcggagtcaatcttggcgatgagttctcgccttccgtgttcttttaattctctagctgctgcgtcggcggcttctgcggtttgcgctagtttaatcacggtttgtagagtcggctcgtcttcggtgaggagtttgttcctcaccgtggcgcttctcatgccgaaaaccaaggcatcggtgaggcgagcttccgggtctttaaacttgcattgtgcaagtaccgttcaaagtcgcgttgtaaactggtttatTGATTCCGTTTCCTTCTCagccatcatggagaactgatgccgaaaaaccatggctggtttggtcggtttgaagtggctcgctagcttgtcttgtaggacgtcccaagcgacggttcttgctggttgcgggtcggtgagagtctgggcaaggccacggatttctgggccgcagtaattcaggaaaatagcccgtctgcgatcggcttcggcgtcctgtatccctgccgcctcgaggaagatctcgaaggtggccatgtattcgtcccaggacgttttttcggggtcgaagaattctggagcccggccgatctggacgttgctcatgttgcacgcggtgtttcttccgtccgttcgtcgccagtgaagtagacccagagacagggttcaaacaaatcggtactttttattcagctcagagaacaagtgacagctcagcaaggcaagtgacaattcagcgagtaccgactgactctgcttggagaaaccgcttcttttatacatttgcggctcccgccaaagcaagagccagccgcgtctgagccaatcaggagcgacttcctgcttcagctcagacagcgctggaagacggaacaaactatctacaggaaatacaaggtagccatttcaagatacaacactaGACACATGttgtttgtatttattatgttgtaggccgccctgactctcttcgagaagggcagcatagaagtctaataaataaatagatggatggacggatggatggatggatggatggacggacggacggacggtcggttggtcggtcggtcggtcggtcggtcggtcggacggacggacggacagacagacagacagatagatagatactcagGCGCGCGCACACCTTttagcacccaagaaaaaaaaccagaaggtTCTCTATCCCTGCTATATAATATGGCAATATTCTTCATTAACGCAACGatacttttttcccccctgaattcTAGGGTTTAAAAACAATAGCGCCCCTGTACGCTTTGATTGAAAAAGGAAATGAGATTTGTGGGGAATATACAGATCACACCTACCTGGAATTCCTCAAGAGGTAAAAAGTTTATGCCATATTTGCCTGGAAATTTATATCCTATcacactgttttgttttgttttgtttggtttggtttggttttgtttggtttggttttgtttggtttggttttgtttggtttggtttggtttggtttggtttggttatttgcagaagcaaaatctcccgaGATGACACGTGCATGCGTGAAATTTCGGCAATTATTCAGCAACTGAGCTGAAgccgagtcttcaaagaggggcgacataaaaatctaataaattaatactgttactgttactgttgttgttgttgtcaatacaacacagcaaatgagatcactatgctgaatttcgtatttcatcaccagtgggcacttcccaagcacctaggactgcgtgatgtagcggaaggaagggagggagggaaggaaggaggaaggaaggaaggaaataagaaggaaggaaataagaaggaaggaattgaaataggaagaaagggagggagggagagaagaagaaaataggaaggaaggaaggaaggaaggaaggaaggaaggaaggaaggaaggaaggaaggaaggaaggaaggaaggaaataagaaggaaggaattgaaataggaagaaagggagggagggagaaagggagggagggaagaagaaaataggaatggagggagggaggaaggaaggaaggagggaaggaaataagaaggaaggaattgaaataggaaggaaggaaggaaggaaggaaggaaggaaggaaggaaggaaaaaaaatccctaaaatctcacacacgtcacatcccctcgcgagattttgcctcaaagcaaaatctcgctcagacacacatgcacaaactGGAGACATGGAGCTGAGCAcatagcacaccagtagcagcaagAGCGGCAACCCCTCACCTGTCCTGTACTATATATTTCCTTACACCTGAATATATGAAATCAGATCTTGGTAATTTGAGA
This DNA window, taken from Erythrolamprus reginae isolate rEryReg1 chromosome 7, rEryReg1.hap1, whole genome shotgun sequence, encodes the following:
- the GC gene encoding vitamin D-binding protein, giving the protein MKVGIVSLLLLLLALAHGLQRGKDYFKEKICNEYNAFGEEGFRSISIIISSRKYSNATFEQIISLVDDIVDLAKKCCAAGADPDCYENESSAFSEKSCQPDAPFPRHPGVAGCCTEEGLARKLCLAALKHLPKEFPTYVEPSNEETCASFKKDPRGFAERFLVEYSSDYSYAPLPILLNSTRNYLSAVRTCCASAESNICFLNEKLRHKPVQAFTHLSNKACALHALLGENKTKVSYLIKFTQQTPSLSFNNAITLAEEASEILSKCCDSLEEDCFQNELKVHIAHICNTACGGNERLRTCCSSKDDVGKYLCIYSLPWDKPSQALQAPSPVDEHICRENGEVDIYRNIYDVARTYTRAPEALLIPLYSASQAATNDCCAQPDPNACFAEKGLKTIAPLYALIEKGNEICGEYTDHTYLEFLKRLRANALDLIPSGTLDAEDQVSALVEQRSSYVTKCCHLNAPPTYCGIQVKDPVSTICFLADCIESKS